Within Lytechinus pictus isolate F3 Inbred chromosome 7, Lp3.0, whole genome shotgun sequence, the genomic segment TAACTAGCATAAAGAAGCCTTGCATAGATAGAAGGTCCAGTGATTGATGGCCGTCTTGATGATGCGGTACTCGATGAGAAACCAAGAATACTAGACCTTACAGACCCTTGCAATGAAGATATCCAGTTGGCCTTCGGTAACGTCGCGCGCTTTTCATCAGGTTTAGGACTCTCTGTAGTCTTTGCCGAGACACTCAATGGTGATTGATCGAGTTGTTGAGATCTACGAGGTAAGCTCAATGAAGGTGTTTGCTTTGGAACAGATGATCTTCGACTCGGATGAATGGATTCATACATAGAGACCGTCTGACGGACAATGTAAGGACTTGGACTCTCAGAGGTAGTGGCTGATGGCTCCTGAAGTGGATTTTCTCCTTGACGAGATTCGGTTACTCCTGGAGTCTCAGTGATTTCATCGAGCCGATATGTTTGGGTTTCTAATGGTCTATGCATTTGCGAGGGTGAAATAGATGGTGGAATTTGTAATAATTCTTGAGTCTGAAGATTTGTTGGTGACTGAAAGTCCGCCGATGAGGGCGCTTGCCATTGGTCTGAAGATTGAGGTTCTGTTGTTTCCGAAGACGAAATCACAGAGAGTGATGTTTCTATTTGTCTGAGTGGATGATCAGGAATAGGAGATGCTTTCGTATTCTAATCAAATTAAATTCAGAAACATTTATTGTACAAGAAAAAGCATAGAACATTTAGAAACATttattgtaaaagaaaaagcATAGAGCAGAACGTCATCATAtgatatgaagaagaagaagaaggaggaggagggagagaagaagaagaagaagaagaataagaagaagaaggagaagaagaagaaaaagggaataATAAGGAGAAGGGAAAAGGGGGGAGAACAATAAGATGATAATAAAACCAATCCTATATCGGATCTTTGTTCAAAGCATTAGGTGCTTTGGGAGAGTGATCGTTTCAACGTATACCTTTATTTTGTAGACTTGTGTCATTTCTGCTTCGTATCCGCCATTGTCGATTCCAACCACGTGACCATCTGTCATTCTATTCTCCTGGTGAACGCTCTTCTTCATCTTTGCTCTCTTTTGTTTGGCGATCTGtcacaataaatattattaatgaattcactcatcaaaatatagtatATACAACTTTATATTCAGTGGGTTTTTTCACATTATGTCCGTTCTGCGATTATGTttcaaaagaatattttttcgcCGAATGAGTTCTCCTTTTTAAAACAGAAGTTCTGATTCACTTACTGTAATCATCATTTCAAGCATCGCATAATCATTGTACATGACTTTCATCTGATTAAATGATTCTTATTTTCAATGCAAGATGAACGAACCTTACAATGCCTCTCGGGTAACGGtttttggtggtggtggtggtggtggtggtgatgatgatgatgatgatgatgataatgacgaagACGACACGACAACAACGACGACcactgtcaccatcatcatcatctccgcTATAGGTTAAGATAACTTACCAAACAATAGACTGTGGCAGAGAACAAAGCAAAGAGGAGCAGTGCTACCAGTACAGCATAGAATATATCAGGAGCATATTGATGCCATCCGTCCCAGAATGATGGTGTCAAAGATGCAGAGCTACCATCCACCAGAAAGGCTTCTTGAGTTCCCGTTGTATTTGTAAACACAAACACATAATTTGACGCCATtaactgaatataaaaaatagacaaattGTGTAAAATATTCGTCATTCTGAATTCAACATAAGTTTAAaacttttttcttatttcaaagaGATATATACATTGgtctttaatattttcaaattatcgTTTAGTATCATGATTGCATAATGTGTCGTCTTTGTTCGGTGCTGTACTTTGTTAATATATTTAAAGATAGTGTTTAAAATTAACTGCAACTTATTTACCGAGTACATACTGTCTTCTGTATTGATtataatcaagaaaaaatacaaaatcagAGTTTGAATTTCATTGCTTACCCTGAAATTATCATTACAAACCCACAACCATTGTACCATAGAGCTATTTCAATTAGTTTCATAGTTCCAGCCACCGTCAATTTATCAGAACCGATGTTAAAATGTATTGGTCATTTTGATTCCATCATTAAAAGATGAGGGCGAAATGACCTGAGGCGCCGTCAATTGAACAAAGGTATAAATATAGAGATATATAACATCTTGCTTAAAACTATTCTTTCATCTTTCCTCcaatttattcatctttctctctttcactacttgaaaaaattCTAGAGGGCGCCATCATCCTTTCTTCAGAGTGACAATATTGTTTTCATACTTACATCTCTATCCAACCTGTCTCTCGATGCTATTAGGGTGTTGTTTCTTGTgtttatatcaatatcaaatgtTACTAGGATGCGACCACTGGGTGAAGAGACAATCTATTAACAAAGAGAGGTAGAAACTAAGAAAATTATATGTTACAGTATGATATCCGTATCTTAATACAATTCAAATGTTATCAGTTCACACAAACATGTCACATTATACTTTATATTGCAACGCAAATCCCTATCttaacatatttcaaatgatatatcAGTTTCCACTGGACATAAAAGCAATGTATGCAGAACAAACACGcatataattcatattttaccatgcttaaacatttttttaatgatctaAGTGATCAATTTCCTTTTCTAATGGAAAGTCAATTTAAGTTGTCAAACAATAGTTTTATCAAACCTTAATACCAACGCTCGCCCGATCTGAATTATAAGGAATAAACATGTactttggtgttttttttttttcaaaattgaataatatataTTGATTGTGCGACATAAGGGATGAAGAGAGATAAACTGAACAAACAATGGAAAGAAAGGGTATAGGGATATAGATGTGACTATATATGAAACAACATATATTAATCATACTCACTTGAATATTCTTGATATGTTGACTCGTTAAACTATACTTTGTTTGTAAATCGACGAGGAGTTGCCTGAAAGAAAGATTATCAATATAAACAGGGCTTGGGAAGGAGCAATAAGTATGTTTATATGACTTTGAATTACCCATATAACACTCAACAAATCAAACTgtgttgaataaaaattataacctTTCACATTACACGCCTACTTTCTCTTCATGTCAAGCACATAGAAAGTAGATGCTGAGCGACATAAAGAtaatttttaattcatatcAACTATTCATACTCTTGCCATACTAGGTTGCATGCACCCTCAATCGGACCGAAAGCataatataatgattattgGATGAAACAGAAACGTAATAACAGCATGAAAACAGCAACAAAACTACCCGCGCCGCAAATCGATGCGTATACATTTCTTACGAGAACGCATAAAGCTTATTTCTATCGCTGCATGTTACTTGAAATTTAAGCATATAGTAAAGCAATTCTAATGATATTCTTTTCCTACATATCATCACGATCATGTATTTATATAAAACCATCTCCATCTCTTTAAGAAatctttattattttgatgaacaCTTAAGTCTGAAACTATGGTAGAAGAGTTCGGAAATAAATTAATACAAATCTGATCATATCGAAATAATTTAAATTTCATACGAGAGTGTTCAAGCTTTTAAAGACTGTAAACCAAATGGGTATACGTTCGTTATcacgaaggttcgttattccgaaggttcgtaattccgaaacttCGTcgatccgaaaacgaaataaggttcgttattccgaaggttcgttaatccgaaaacgaaataaggttcgttaatctgaaaatgaaataaggttcgttaatccgaaaattgaCATAATCTGTGGCGAAGCCGGGAAAACAGGAAAGGCAAGCGTGACGGAGAGGGAGGGGGTAGAAACAGtgttgctgttcaattgttatgaggatgggaaggcaggGGCGGTGGAACGTAGTCTTGTTTGGGGGCAAAgtaaaaaagggcacttatatgtcaaaatgggcattttggtgcaaacataTATATTCaacatgagattatcatctgcttgGAGtcgtgtgttttgtagtaattaagttgagcaaagctaGTGGATATTTGCCCCGCCCCAGCCGAAAATGGGAGATCGATGTCCCTGTTCCCCATTCTGGTCCAAACAATCGTTCCTCCGTGCCTGCCTTCCCATACTCATAACAACTGAACAGCAGTTTCTACCCCTACCCCCTTGCTCTTTCTGTTTTCCCGGCTTCGccacaaattatttcatttatcggattaacgaaccttcagaataacgaacCCTATTTAGTTTTCGGATGAAAGAACTTTCGGAGTCatgccacaaatgttcggataaacAAATccttttttcgttttcggattaacgaccATCGAGGTATAGGTAACTTACGTATTTCGGAATTATGCAAAATGTTGTAGGTTTTATACTTACGACGTAAATTCATCTATATTCGATTGCACCGATGAGTATGATTGAATAAACTGGAAACTAACAATtgccctttaaaaaaaacaaagcaaaCAAGAAGGGTACAACAATTAGAAACTTGCTTCTTCTTTAActgtgataaaaatataaatatcccATTCAAAATTCGTTTACACGGATGGcataaataatttgaaaatactgaaattagcAACAACGAAAACTGAACGTTAACTCGAACTCTTTTCAAGATCGTTGAAATTGTGGTTATATATTAACGAGTAGGCAtagacaatatattttttatcgaTCGGGATCAGTAATAGGCCTATAGAGTTTTACCTTGATTGCAATTTTTTCCACAATCGGAATATAATCTTCCGATTGATGATAATTCTGGGGGGTCCTGAAGTACTTATGGCCCCAAAATTAAGTTGATCTCCCAAATAGGTATAGCATTCTTACATTTGCTAAAGTAATTGTTTGGATACAAGGAcattcataatatatttttgcatTCAGCACCAATACTGGTATAGATTTATTTCAAGGTTAGCTGTACAAGAAAACAAGTTGCTGTGTACAAAATACAATTCGTTCCATGGTTCATAACCCACGAGAAATgtgtaatttgtaaataaataatgtCTACACAAAAGGTATTTAGGGGTAATTCAATATAATTGATGCACAAAAGAAGATAACGAAATAAAATTAATGGTTtgtaaataaaactgaaactaTACAGACAAGAATTGAGATATATAATCTAGATCTAAAATATATGTTAGCATGTCATCGTGTcagattattgttattattttctttgattaatTATTTGTTTGAATATCCACAATAGATCAAATTTCAGTatcaatttttaattattacatttactCTAACGATATAAACTGACCAAAATCAGGAGTCATCTGAAATGTTATATGATCCCTGACTTGGGAAATTCAGATCTTATAACTATTCCAAATAGAACAAACAAATATGGTCAATAAAACTGAAGAAATAAACTTTACATTACAAGACTTCAATAATAAACAGCAGTAAATGTATTAAAATGTGCATACTCACACAGCCTCTGTGATCAGGAAATAATTTACGATAAGGTTATCGGCAACATCCATTCCAAAAggataatgaaaacaaagaaaatggagatcaaatcagaaaaaaaattatggttaa encodes:
- the LOC129265164 gene encoding uncharacterized protein LOC129265164, whose amino-acid sequence is MDVADNLIVNYFLITEAVAIVSFQFIQSYSSVQSNIDEFTSQLLVDLQTKYSLTSQHIKNIQIVSSPSGRILVTFDIDINTRNNTLIASRDRLDRDLMASNYVFVFTNTTGTQEAFLVDGSSASLTPSFWDGWHQYAPDIFYAVLVALLLFALFSATVYCLIAKQKRAKMKKSVHQENRMTDGHVVGIDNGGYEAEMTQVYKIKNTKASPIPDHPLRQIETSLSVISSSETTEPQSSDQWQAPSSADFQSPTNLQTQELLQIPPSISPSQMHRPLETQTYRLDEITETPGVTESRQGENPLQEPSATTSESPSPYIVRQTVSMYESIHPSRRSSVPKQTPSLSLPRRSQQLDQSPLSVSAKTTESPKPDEKRATLPKANWISSLQGSVRSSILGFSSSTASSRRPSITGPSIYARLLYASYSVPPNKIYDYI